The following are encoded in a window of Pelagicoccus enzymogenes genomic DNA:
- a CDS encoding AMP-dependent synthetase/ligase yields the protein MKFQGIASDNLAEMYRLAAERYGDRPAFASRIRKGVYQPVSYRDLYDFGLYLGTALIELGVDARDHVGLLADNRVEWNIADYAILMCGAADVPRGTDVTNQEIEYILQHSDAKVVFVESARLLERVIRIMPKLDKVTHLILMDPKAPPPKGVLGLYGLVERGKALRAEGDRQVEDRMAQIKPDDLFTLIYTSGTTGTPKGVQLTHANMASQVRNLPFPLEPDDRLLSILPVWHSYERIFHMIAVSNGCCTYFTSLRTLGDDLKAVKPTIMASAPRLWENLYLKIRKNVETSHWIRRALFRAAYFSSRMVKGSLFFFQRKEMDLEGRGLGETLGKAAAGAFKILFFLPLYVALNAVVLEKLRQIVGGSFKGTVSGGGALQPHVDEFFNYIGIPVKEGYGLTETSPVAAVRTLERLVIGTVGPLYPETELRIIDLNTGEVLYPNPSKKGKGRGLKGEIHLKGPQVMKGYYKNPEATARVLKDGWFNTGDIGMYTYNNCLKIMGRSKDTIVLLNGENLEPIPIEAKLCESPLVDQCMVVGQDRKHLGALVVPSLEGFEAAGIKAESLADLAHHKEAIRMIRQEAKRLISSDNGFKKFEHLHDVRLLEKAFEVGEEMTNTFKIKRHVVDEKYRHLIDEIFAA from the coding sequence ATGAAGTTTCAAGGTATTGCATCGGACAATCTAGCGGAGATGTACCGCTTGGCAGCGGAACGTTACGGCGACCGGCCGGCTTTTGCCTCTCGCATTCGCAAAGGCGTTTACCAGCCAGTCAGCTACAGGGACCTCTACGACTTTGGCCTGTACCTTGGCACTGCATTGATAGAGCTCGGGGTAGACGCTCGTGACCATGTGGGCTTGTTGGCGGATAACCGCGTGGAGTGGAATATCGCCGACTACGCCATCCTCATGTGCGGTGCCGCCGACGTGCCGCGCGGCACGGATGTCACGAATCAGGAAATTGAATACATCTTGCAGCACTCGGACGCGAAGGTGGTCTTTGTGGAAAGCGCGCGTTTGCTAGAGCGTGTGATTCGCATCATGCCCAAGCTCGACAAGGTCACGCATCTTATCCTGATGGATCCGAAGGCGCCCCCCCCGAAGGGAGTGCTCGGCCTCTACGGTTTAGTGGAGCGCGGAAAGGCGCTGCGGGCTGAGGGAGATCGTCAGGTCGAGGACCGCATGGCCCAGATCAAGCCCGATGACCTATTCACCTTGATCTATACCTCGGGCACCACCGGAACGCCCAAGGGCGTACAATTAACGCATGCGAACATGGCGTCGCAGGTGCGCAACCTGCCATTCCCATTGGAGCCGGACGATCGCTTGCTGTCGATTTTGCCAGTCTGGCACAGCTATGAGCGCATTTTCCACATGATAGCGGTGAGCAATGGCTGCTGCACTTACTTCACGAGTCTGCGCACGCTCGGTGACGACCTTAAGGCCGTAAAGCCAACCATCATGGCTTCTGCCCCTCGACTTTGGGAAAACTTGTACCTAAAGATACGCAAGAACGTGGAGACCTCGCACTGGATCCGTCGCGCTCTTTTTAGGGCGGCCTATTTCAGTTCGCGCATGGTGAAAGGCTCTCTGTTTTTCTTCCAGCGAAAGGAAATGGACTTGGAGGGGCGCGGCTTGGGCGAGACCTTGGGCAAAGCCGCGGCAGGAGCTTTCAAGATATTGTTTTTTCTCCCGCTCTACGTGGCGCTGAACGCAGTTGTATTGGAAAAGTTGAGACAGATCGTAGGTGGTAGTTTCAAGGGGACTGTTTCTGGGGGAGGGGCTTTGCAGCCTCATGTGGACGAGTTTTTCAACTATATCGGCATTCCGGTTAAGGAAGGCTACGGTTTGACGGAAACCTCGCCGGTAGCTGCCGTGCGTACGCTGGAGCGCTTGGTGATCGGGACCGTGGGACCGCTGTATCCAGAAACCGAGCTTCGTATCATAGATCTCAATACTGGAGAGGTTCTGTACCCGAATCCGTCGAAGAAGGGGAAGGGGCGCGGCCTCAAAGGAGAAATCCACTTGAAAGGCCCGCAAGTCATGAAGGGATACTACAAGAATCCTGAAGCGACAGCTCGCGTATTGAAAGATGGATGGTTCAACACGGGAGACATCGGAATGTATACCTACAACAACTGCCTTAAGATTATGGGGCGTTCGAAGGATACCATCGTGCTGCTCAACGGCGAGAATCTGGAACCGATTCCCATCGAGGCGAAACTTTGCGAGTCGCCCTTGGTGGACCAATGCATGGTGGTGGGCCAAGACCGCAAGCACCTGGGCGCTCTGGTCGTGCCCTCTCTGGAAGGTTTCGAGGCTGCTGGCATAAAAGCTGAGTCGTTGGCGGATCTTGCGCACCACAAGGAAGCGATCCGCATGATCCGGCAGGAGGCGAAGCGACTGATCTCGTCCGACAACGGCTTCAAGAAATTTGAGCACTTGCACGACGTACGGTTGCTGGAAAAGGCCTTTGAAGTGGGCGAGGAAATGACGAACACCTTCAAGATCAAGCGACACGTGGTAGATGAAAAGTACCGTCACCTGATCGATGAAATCTTTGCCGCTTAG